Below is a genomic region from Isosphaeraceae bacterium EP7.
GCTGGCTGACGGTCGAGTACGCCAGCACCTTCTTGTAGTCGTCCTGCACCACCGCGATCGTCGCCGCGATGAACAGGGTGATCCCGCCGGTGTAGGCGATGTAGAGCAGTGCGGGGTCGGTGAAGACCGGGAAGAATCGGCCGACCAGGTACACTCCCGCCGCCACCATCGTCGCCGCGTGGATGAGCGCCGAGACGGGCGTGGGGCCGGCCATGGCGTCGGGCAGCCAGACGTGCAGCGGGAACTGGGCGCTCTTGCCCACGCAGCCGGCGAAGATCCCCAGGCCGGCCAGCGTCAGCATCCAGAGCGGGATCTGCCGCGCCCGCCCGGTCGCCTCGTCCTTCAGCACCTCGCCGCTGGCCTGATCCTTCAGCTGGATCACGTCCTTGCCGTCGATGAGCGTCTCGTTCAGGTGCCCCGACGAGTCGCGGACCGTGGTGTTGATCTCGCGGATGTCGAACGTCCCCAGGGCCCCCCAGAGCAGGCCCAGGCCCAGCAGCATCCCCACGTCGCCCACGCGGTTGGTGATGAAGGCCTTGTTGGCCGCGTCGGCGTTCTTCTTGTCCTCATACCAGAAGCCGATGAGGAAATATGAGCATACCCCCACCAACTCCCAGAACATGAAAACCATGAAGATCGAGCCGGAGGCGACCAGGCCCAGCATGCTGAAGCAGAACAGCGACAGGTAGGCGAAGAACCGGGGATATCGCGGGTCGCCCCGCATGTAGGCCATCGAGTACAGGTGAACAAGCGTAGCGATGAACGTGACCATCACGAAGACGATCACGGTCAGGTTGTCGATGTGGATCGACAGCGGGATCGTCAAGTCCTCGAACCTCGCCGAGCTACCCGGCAGGGCCATGGTCCCCAGCGAGATCCACTCGAACTCGGCCGTCCAGGCCTGGGGGCCGGCGTGCGGCGGCCTGGGTGTGGCGGGCTCGGCCTTGGTCGCCAGGGCATCGTGCGCCGGGCCGGCCTTGGGGTCGGCGGCGGCCTCGTGGCCGGCGATATCGTGCGGCACCTCGCCGTGGCCGTCCTCGCCCGCCGCGGCATGGTTGCCCGCGAACACGGCGGCGGCATTCTGGCCGAAGTAGACGAACGATCCGACCAGGCTCAGCGCGAACGAGGTCAGGATGGCCCCCGTCGCGATCGTGGCATTCAGCCGGCCCAACCAGCGGATCCCCAGGAGCTGGATCGCCGAGGCGAACAGCGGGATCAAGACGGCGGCGACGTACAGGGAGACCTGCCAGCTCATCCTATCGCCTCGTGCGGATCTGGTGCAGATCTTCGGTGGGGGGCCGACCGCCGGCGACCATCGCGGGCGATGGCGCCGCGTCCGGGCACACTTGAAGTCGACGCCCTTGGCGGTACGGGGATGGTGAACTATGTCACAGCACCTTACCCATTGCAAGACCCCCCCGACCGCCCCATCCGCGTGCTTTTCTCGCCCCTCGTCGACCCCGGCGGCCGGGCTGTCGGCATTTTGCCCACGCGGATACAATCCCCCCGAAAGTCGGGGCAATTCACCGCGGCGACGGGGTCTCTTCGAATGCTGATGGACATGGCGGCCCTCCTCGCGAGCCTCGCGATCGCGGGGGCCGATGCCCCCGCGGCGGTGGCCCCCGCGAGCCCGGCCGAGTTCCGGCTGGTTCACCCCGAGACGCAGCTCAGGCGCGTGCTCGAGCTCTTCCGCAACGCCAGGGCCCGCAACCCGGCCATGGCGCTCGTCGCCTGGAAGCTGGCCGGCCGGTCGATGACCCCCCCCTGGTCGCTGGGCAAGGCACGAGAGGCCGCGATTGCCGCGATCAATCCCGACATGATCGACGAGGTGTCCCACCTCGACGCCGCGCGGTTCATCCTCGAGCCCCAGCCCGAAACGCTCCCCCGCTGGCGGCTGGCCGTCCCCCAGGACGACGGCACCCTGGGCGCCTTCATGGACGCCATGACGTTCTCCATCGGTGCCGCCCAGCCGCCGCTGCAAGACGTGCCTGTCAACCGGGTCGGTCTCGGCCCCCTGATCCTGGCGGCCCGGCCGGTCGACCGCGGCCTGGTCGTGGCCACCACCCGCGACGACCTCGCCCTCACCCTGTTCGGCCCGACCCCCGATGTCCAGGGCTGGCCCAAGGTCGACTCCGGCGTCCTCGCCCGGTTCGACGTCCAGGCCCTGGCCCGCGGCCTCGACGGCGGTTCCGTCCCCCGGCGGCAGGTTTCGCATACCCTGGCCACCCTGAAGGCACGCAGCCTCACCGCCGTCGCCCACCTCGCCGACGGCGCCGCCAGGCTCGACCTCCGCCTGACTCTCTCCGAAGGGACGCCCGCCCCGACCTGCACGCTCGACCTCGCCTGGCTCGACCTCATCCCTTCGAGGGCCTCGGCCGTCGCCACCCTGGCCGTCAACCCCACCGCCGATGGCCTCGCCAGCCTCTTCGCCCTCATCGACGCCGCCGAGAAGGCCGACCCCGCCCGCTCTGGTGTGGCGCCCGCCCGGACCAGGCTGAACATTCTCACGATGCTGGCCCGCGTCAACCTGGACGCCGACCTCTGGCCCCTGCTCCGCGGCCTCACCGTGGGCGCGATGGACGAGCGACTGAACCCGGACCGGCCGGCCATCTTCGCCCTGATCCACCTCGATTCCGAGGCCTCCGCCGCACGGGTCCTCGACCGGGTCGTCCTGCGCATCGCCCCTCGCCTGCTCCGCTCGGGCCGACCCGCCCCGTTCGTCGAGGGCTCCGTGGTTGCACTCGGCCTCGCCGACGGCCAGCCCGTCGAGGCCAGCCGGAAGGGCTCGACGGTCGTCATCGGCCTGGGTCGCGGGGTCGCCGCCCTGGCACTCGATTCCGCGGCCCGCCCCTCCGGCTCCGCGACGGCCGAGTTGAAGGTCGCCTACGCCAAGCATGGAACGCCCGCGCGTGCGGGCTGGGCCCGCCCCGGCCGCTTTCCGGGCCTGGCCATCCCCCCCAGATCCCCGCTCGCCGCAGCCCTCGAAGCCGCCGGGCCCCTGCTCTGGATCGGCCGAGACGAGCCCGACGCCCTGCACGACGAACTGACCTGGCCCGCGCTGAAGCCCGCCATCGAGGCCTTCCTCGCCCGCCTGCCCATGGAATTCCCCACCGACCGAGGGCGCCTCGGCCGGGGCGCCGCCGCCGCCGCCGTGGAGACCAAGCCTTGAACCCCCGCAAGCCCATTCCCCCGCGCCTGGTCGACCTTCACGTCGACTGGTCCCTCCAGTACGCCGGCGAGTCCACCCTCTTCCACCCCGACAGTTACGCCGACATCCCCGTCCGCCTGCCGCAGGTCGACGGCTACCTGGGCGCGACCCGCGCCGCCGTGCTCGCCTGCTACCGCGACGCCGAAGACTGGGCCCACCAACCCGACCCCTGGCAGGCCCTCATCGCCCAGATCACCGCGCTCGAATCCGAATTCTCCGGCCGCATCCTGATGGGCCCCGACGACCTCGCCTTCTGGCAATCCGAGCCCGACCAACTCTGCTGGGGAGTCCTCGGAGTCGAGGGCTTCGACGCCCTGATCCGTACCCGCGCCGACCTCGACCGCCTCGCCCCGCTCTTCCATCGCGGCGTCCGTGTCTTCCAGCCCACCTATCTCGCCACCAGCCTCCTCGCCGGCTCCTCCCAGTCCAAAGACGACCGGGGCCTCCTCGACCTGGGCCGCGACTTCCTTGCCACCCTTCTCTCCCTCGCCCCGCCCGCCAACGAACCCGGCCCCCGGCCCATCCTCGACCTGGCCCACCTGAACCCTCTCTCGTGTTCCCAGGTCCTCGACTGGTACGAATCCGACCCCACCCACGCCGAGCGTCTCCCCGTCGTCTACAGTCACGGAACCATCGCCCACCCCGCCTTCGACCACCCCCGAGCCCTCTCCCAGCCCAACCTCGTCCGCCTTCGAGCCCTGGGAGGAACCATCGGCCTCTCCGTCACTCCCCCCTTCACCACCTCCCCCGATCACCTCAAGTCCCTCATCGAGACCGCCGCCGCCATCCCCTTCAAGGGCGAGCCCGGCCTCGGTGGAATTGCCATCGGGACCGACTTCCTCGGAGTCGGAACCACCCACCCCACCCTCTCCAACGCCGAGCAAATCACCAACTGGCTCGCCGAATCCTTCAACCCCGCCGACGCCAAGGCCCTCGCCGCCGAGAATGCGCTGGAACTCATCGGGCGGGCCTGCGGGGGATCTCACCCTCAAGGATGACTCGCCGGGTGGTCCAAAACCGAGGGCGCCAATCGGGTTCCGGGGCGAGTCACCGAGCCTGGGCGTCCCGGGCGTTCGATTCCGACCAGTGGAGCGTCCCGCCCCAGCCACGGCGGATCCAGCGGGCCATCAGCTCGGCCCTTCCGTTGACCCCGAAGTGGGCGTAGATGGCCTTCGTGTACTGGTTGACCGTGTGTGTGCTCAGGGTCATGCGGGTCGCGATCTGCTTGTCGGAATCGCCCTCGAGCACGCAAGCTAACGTCTGCCGGATCCTCGGGGCCAGGTCGAGGGGCGACGGATCCTTGAAGCGGGCGAGCGGGCCCCCGAGGAGACTCGCCAGCGATGCGTTGGTTTCCTGCACGATCGCGATGTCCCGCGCCCCGAAGTCGCGTCGCCCCTTCTGCCGGTTCAGGACGATCCCCGAGGCCTCGTCATCCCCTGCACCGGGGATGGTCCTGAAGCACCAGAGGATGTGATCCACGCGGAAGGGCCGCTGGATCGCCTGGTAGTCGGCCGAGACGTACCAGGGTCGGTCCTCGAGGATCTGCGAGCGTGACAGGCAGATGCCGTCCTCGGCGACATGCCGCCGAAGGTGCTCGATCATCGCCGGCGACATGGTCGGGTCGTGCTCGAACTCGCGGAGCCCCGCTTCGATGGCGGCCATCTCGGCGAAACCGGTCTGCCACCCCCAGACGACGACGCCCAGGTCCCTGGGCGTCAGCGACCGGCATCCGGCCATCTCCCCCGCGTGACCGATGTCGGCGCCGGTCATGGCGGCGAGCCCTTCGATCAAGTGATCCCTCCAGCGGATCCGGTCGTCCCCGAGTTCGCGGCATTCCCCAATCAACTGGTAGATCGCCTTGGCGTCGCGATATCGAAGAATCGATGAATTCGCCATCGTGGTATCCCTGACCGACGGGGTGGACCAGACCCCCCTAATATTAGGGACTAGCGTGAATCGGTGCCATCGAGAAAAATTGGCCTGCGCACGCGTCCGAGGGCTTGGAAACCTCAAACGGAATGATCGCCTTTTTATGCCTATTATTGCCCGATTTGATCCAGAGAGAGGGACCAACTTCCTCGAATCCGTTCGACTCGTCGCCACGTGAATCCTTGACTCGCAGCAGCCTTCGATGGGCATGTTAGGAGTGATATGATCACGTATACAATTCAAGGGACTTCGGATCTTACCCTCGCAGGTTCGACCTTCGAAGGGGCGGCGTTCATCTTCAGCTTTCAGGCTGACTCATCGCGGATTGCCCCCGATCCCCGCGACCCAAGCCGAGAAAATGTGCCGATCCTCGCGGCAGACGTCACCGTCGACGGCCTTGGCGTCGCGGCGATTGCCGGCCTGCGACTCGCGAGACTGGCCGACGGACAATTACGCCTGGAAACGTGCGATGGCGTGGGGCTCTTCGTTTTAGAGGCCTCATTCCTGGACGACAATGGGCTTGCTGAATTGACGGACCTCGTCCCGGCCCTGAGCTTTCAGGGTCTCAAGGCGATTCCCACGAGTCTCGGGGCACTCACCTTCGCGGGCTCGGGCTCTGGAGCTCCATCGGGCATCACGTACCAGGCGTATTTCGACGTCCCCGAGCCGGCTTGCGCCGTCCCGACGGGTCTCAGCCTGGTCGAACTCCTCGGATACAGGGCATGCTTCGCGCAAGACCATTCGCAGGCCTGAATAGGCCTGAGGGGAGACTTCCAACCCCCTCCATCCTCGGGAATTCCGCGAGGATTTGAGGCCCCGCCCGCGTCACCGCGTCGGCGGGGCCTCCTTCATTGGGCCTGCGTGTTTCACGATCGCCGACGACCCGGCCTCGCCAAGGGGGCCGCCGATCAAGATCGGGTCCAAGGTTGTCCGTCCAGCCAAGGCTCTGACGTTCCAGTTGGCCACGATCGCGGTCCGGCGTGCGTCGTCCGCGGCGATCCTCGGGCGGATCGGTCGACGTCCAGCCCCGGTGAATTGTCCAGCCATGTTGCTGGAATCGGAGTCGCAACGCGGCGGTTCGCAGGTCGCGGCACATGGGAAGGGAGAGGAATCGAAGGACGAGAGTGGGGGCATCGGGCGTCGTCTTTGACCACCCGCGCGCCGCGGTCCCGGTCGCTCTCGCTTCGTTCTTGAACGGGAGATTCGGGTGGGGTCCAATCGGGGGCCGGCGAGGACGGGTGCAGGTCCTGTCGCCGAGATCAACTCTTATTCGGGAATCCCCGGTTCAAGTCCTCTTCGAATCGCGCCCGCGTCACCCCACGCTCACTCATAGCGAGGATGGAATCCATGCAATCGAGTCATACGCGGCGCGATTTTCTGACGGCAGCAGTCGGGGCGAACGTCGCGTTGGTGCTCGCGCCGGCATGGCTCCGGGCCCAGACCGACGCGGAGGACCCGAGGGTCGAGCGGGTGCTGGTCGACACCATCGGCATTGACATCCACAATCATGTCAACGTCAACGCCCCCGGGGCAAGGCCGCAGCAGGGCCCGAAGGATCAACAGAAGCCACAGCCCGCCCTCGACCTGGCCGACGAGATCAAACGCTCGGGGTTGTCGGCCGTCTGCGCGGCCTTCCGCCTCGACTTCAACGCCAGCGACCCCTACGCCACGTTCCTGCAAGGCCTCGACGCGATCGACGGCCAGTTGGCCAAGGACCGCATCACCCGCGCCCTGAACCTGAACGACCTCAAAACCGCACACGAAAAAGGCCAGCCGACCATCGTCCAGTCCATCGAAGGGGCGCATTTCCTCGAAGGACACCTCGACCGGGTGGAAGCGGTCTACAAGCGAGGG
It encodes:
- a CDS encoding helix-turn-helix transcriptional regulator, translating into MANSSILRYRDAKAIYQLIGECRELGDDRIRWRDHLIEGLAAMTGADIGHAGEMAGCRSLTPRDLGVVVWGWQTGFAEMAAIEAGLREFEHDPTMSPAMIEHLRRHVAEDGICLSRSQILEDRPWYVSADYQAIQRPFRVDHILWCFRTIPGAGDDEASGIVLNRQKGRRDFGARDIAIVQETNASLASLLGGPLARFKDPSPLDLAPRIRQTLACVLEGDSDKQIATRMTLSTHTVNQYTKAIYAHFGVNGRAELMARWIRRGWGGTLHWSESNARDAQAR
- the nuoL gene encoding NADH-quinone oxidoreductase subunit L, translated to MSWQVSLYVAAVLIPLFASAIQLLGIRWLGRLNATIATGAILTSFALSLVGSFVYFGQNAAAVFAGNHAAAGEDGHGEVPHDIAGHEAAADPKAGPAHDALATKAEPATPRPPHAGPQAWTAEFEWISLGTMALPGSSARFEDLTIPLSIHIDNLTVIVFVMVTFIATLVHLYSMAYMRGDPRYPRFFAYLSLFCFSMLGLVASGSIFMVFMFWELVGVCSYFLIGFWYEDKKNADAANKAFITNRVGDVGMLLGLGLLWGALGTFDIREINTTVRDSSGHLNETLIDGKDVIQLKDQASGEVLKDEATGRARQIPLWMLTLAGLGIFAGCVGKSAQFPLHVWLPDAMAGPTPVSALIHAATMVAAGVYLVGRFFPVFTDPALLYIAYTGGITLFIAATIAVVQDDYKKVLAYSTVSQLGFMMLGLGVGGWAAGLFHLITHACFKALLFLGAGSIYHSVHTYDMHKLGGLRPKMPVTALTMLLATCAISGVPLFSGFYSKDAILASALALAMERPAHSLLFVLPCVGAAITAFYMFRMWLLVFDGNSRSLGLADTHDAHGHHHHGDPVAHAHESEPLMSWPLIALAIPTVAIGWPWIVVPLATPVLEQMIAYGAPIPLHEHAPAAHWLAMVASLIVASLGIGGAFLFYSAKYKRYESSVVATRFAGVTSFLKHKWYFDELYGATLVRPCLALARGVAAFDKGVVDFFVNLSARLTLLLSRISGLFDRIMVDGLVNLTAGVVYALGDRFRSIQTGLLRNYLMVLAVGVIGLFAGVVAWVSG
- a CDS encoding membrane dipeptidase, which produces MNPRKPIPPRLVDLHVDWSLQYAGESTLFHPDSYADIPVRLPQVDGYLGATRAAVLACYRDAEDWAHQPDPWQALIAQITALESEFSGRILMGPDDLAFWQSEPDQLCWGVLGVEGFDALIRTRADLDRLAPLFHRGVRVFQPTYLATSLLAGSSQSKDDRGLLDLGRDFLATLLSLAPPANEPGPRPILDLAHLNPLSCSQVLDWYESDPTHAERLPVVYSHGTIAHPAFDHPRALSQPNLVRLRALGGTIGLSVTPPFTTSPDHLKSLIETAAAIPFKGEPGLGGIAIGTDFLGVGTTHPTLSNAEQITNWLAESFNPADAKALAAENALELIGRACGGSHPQG